Proteins encoded in a region of the Verrucomicrobiota bacterium genome:
- a CDS encoding NAD-dependent epimerase/dehydratase family protein: MRILITGGAGFVGSNLALTLKQNLAGVSIVCMDNLYRRGSELNVPRLQAAGIEFFKGDVRDPQGFPTGPFDFLIECSAEPSVLAGLEGSPDYLMHTNLNGAYHCLEKARQWNSGFLFLSTSRVYPMDRLQSHAWQEGATRFEWLDAGVPGISSQGVSEAVDMSGARSLYGFTKYAAELLIEEYRASFNLRTVINRCGVIAGPWQFGKVDQGILSLWVMAHHYGRPLSYIGFGGAGKQVRDFLHVQDLCELILDQIQNFDRWDGWLGNVAGGRDHSASLLELTALCQEIIGRQVPITSNPVTRPADLRLFIGDCQRLFARTPWRPRRNIRQNVSDIAAWVRANEAPLQKL, encoded by the coding sequence ATGCGCATTCTCATCACTGGCGGTGCCGGCTTTGTGGGGTCCAACCTGGCGTTAACCCTGAAGCAGAACCTCGCCGGCGTCTCCATCGTCTGCATGGATAACCTCTACCGGCGCGGCTCCGAATTGAATGTGCCCCGGCTGCAAGCGGCGGGCATCGAATTCTTCAAGGGTGACGTGCGCGACCCACAAGGGTTCCCCACTGGCCCGTTTGACTTCCTGATCGAGTGCTCGGCGGAACCATCGGTGCTGGCTGGTTTGGAAGGTTCGCCCGACTACCTGATGCACACCAACCTCAATGGCGCGTACCATTGCCTGGAAAAAGCGCGCCAATGGAATAGCGGGTTTCTCTTCCTCTCCACCAGCCGGGTATACCCGATGGACCGGCTTCAGTCCCATGCCTGGCAGGAAGGCGCAACCCGCTTTGAATGGCTGGATGCCGGCGTGCCTGGCATCAGTTCCCAAGGGGTCAGTGAGGCGGTGGACATGTCCGGCGCGCGTTCTCTCTATGGATTCACCAAGTACGCGGCGGAACTCTTGATCGAAGAGTATCGTGCCAGTTTTAACTTGCGCACGGTCATCAATCGGTGCGGTGTGATCGCCGGCCCGTGGCAGTTTGGTAAAGTGGATCAGGGCATTCTCTCCTTGTGGGTGATGGCGCATCACTATGGCCGTCCCCTCTCATACATCGGCTTTGGCGGCGCGGGCAAACAAGTGCGGGATTTCCTCCACGTGCAGGACCTCTGCGAATTAATCCTGGATCAGATTCAGAACTTTGATCGTTGGGATGGCTGGCTGGGCAACGTTGCCGGCGGTCGCGACCATAGCGCTTCGCTGCTGGAACTGACCGCCCTCTGCCAGGAAATCATCGGACGACAAGTCCCCATCACCTCGAACCCGGTAACGCGTCCGGCGGATTTGCGGTTGTTTATTGGCGATTGCCAGCGCCTGTTTGCGCGCACGCCTTGGCGTCCGCGTCGGAACATCCGGCAAAACGTGAGCGACATCGCCGCCTGGGTGCGAGCCAATGAGGCCCCCTTGCAGAAGCTCTAA